The Streptomyces achromogenes DNA segment GCGGCTGTGGCCGCCGCCCTCGCCGAGACCGTGGACGCGGGCCGCACCGTCGAGGCCCACCGTCTCGGCGAGCGCCGCATCGCGCTTTCGGAGCAGCGCATCCAGCAGTGGACGGCGTGGGAGCGCTACACCCTGTGGCTGCGGTCCGTGCTCTTCCCGGTGATCAACATGGTGCACGTCACCGTGCTCGGCTCGGTCCTCATGCTCGGCGGGGCGTTCGTGCTGCAGGGCTGGATCGACGTCGGTCAGCTCACGACCGGCGCACTGCTGGCGCAGATGCTCGTCGACCCGGTGAACCTCATCCTGCGCTGGTACGACGAGCTCCAGGTGGCCCAGGTGTCGCTGGCGCGCCTCGTCGGTGTGCGCGACATCGAGCCGGACGCCGGGGACACCGGGGTGGCGCCGGACGGTCGCGACGTACTCGCGGACCAGGTCCACTTCGGCTACCGCGAGGGCGTCGACGTGCTGCGCAAGGTGTCCCTCGAAGTGTCCCCCGGCACCCGGCTGGCGCTGGTCGGCCCGTCCGGCGCGGGCAAGTCCACCCTGGGTCGGCTGCTCGCCGGGATCTACGCGCCCCGCGACGGCCGGGTCACCCTGGGCGGGGCCGAGCTGTCGCAGATGACCGCCGAACGGGTTCGCTCGCACGTGGCGCTCGTCAACCAGGAGCACCACGTCTTCGTCGGCGCCCTGCGCGACAACCTCCGGCTCGCCCGCACCGACGCCGAGGACGCCGAACTGTGGGCGGCCCTGGGCGCCGTCGACGCGGACGGCTGGGCGCGGGCCCTGGACAACGGTCTCGACACCGAGGTCGGCTCCGGCGGCGTGCTGCTCACACCGGCGCAGGCCCAGCAGATCGCACTGGCCCGGTTGGTGCTGGCCGACCCGCACACGCTGGTCCTGGACGAGGCGACCTCGCTGCTCGACCCCCGCGCCGCACGCCACCTCGAACGGTCCCTGGCCCGCGTCCTGGAGGGCCGCACCGTGGTCGCCATCGCCCACCGTCTGCACACCGCGCACGACGCCGACGTCATCGCCGTCGTCGAGAACGGCAGGATCAGCGAGCTCGGCAGCCATACGGAGCTGGTCGCGGCGGACGGGGCCTACGCGGCCCTCTGGCGTTCGTGGCACGGATGAGGAGGTACGCGCCTCGCCCGGAAACCCGCCGCCGCGGTACGTGAACCGGCAGGCGCCCGTGGTGTCCCCGGCGCGGGTGCCACCCGCGCCGGTTCCGGGGGCACCGAAGGAGCGGGGCTCGGCGCGAGCACTCGCTGGTCGCGGCCGCGCCGCCGCCGAGCGGGCGCGGTGGCGGCGCCGCGCCGAGCGGTCTGGCGTTGCGGGGAACCGATCAGGGGTGGAACGCTGGATATCGGCACCCGTGCGGGCGACCGTCGGGATCCATCCGGAAAGACACGACGAGACCGGCCGGTGCCCCGTGCGGCGGCAGCCCGTCGCCGACCGCGGTGAGATCGGGCCAGTCACCCCCTGGAGGTAGCCGTGACCAGCGCCGACGGATGGGGAGACGATGTCTACCAGCCCGACTCCTCCGACATCCAGGACGACGCGGGGCTGCTCGACGCGGAGGACACCCTGGAGGACGACGGCGTCGACGACCCGCTCGACCGCGGCTGGTCCCCTCCGGACCGGCCCTGGGCCGTGGAACACGACGGGGTGACCGCCGCGGAGCGCCACCGGGGAGAGACTCTGGACCAGCGGCTCGCGGAGGAACGCCCCGACCTCGCAGTACCCGACGGTGACGGTCTGGGCGACTGCGACGGCACCGACGGGGAACTCCTCGACAACGAGGTCGGAGCCGCACGCTCCGGCCGGCTCGTGGCGCCCGACGAGGGGGCCCACGAGGACGAGGAGAGCGCGCTGGTCGCCACGGACGTGGGCATCGACGGGGCGGCCGCGTCGGCGGAGGAGGCCGCCATGCACATCGTCGACGAGGACGCCCTGTCCGGTTGACCCCCGCCGGGTCGACCGGCCCGTTCGCGGCGGGCCGCCGCGACCGCCATCGCCACCGCCACCGCCACCGCACGAGGAGCGCGCATGCAGCAGGACCAGCAGCCCGACTACCACCCGGTCGTCTTCCGCGACCGCACCGCCGGCTACGCCTTCCTGACCCGGTCCACCGCGACCAGCGAACAGACGATCGAGTGGGACGACGGCGAGACCTACCCGGTGGTGGACGTGGAGATCTCCTCGGAGAGCCACCCCTTCTTCACCGGCAAGTCGCGCACCGTGGACACCGAGGGGCGCGTCGCCCGCTTCGAGCGCCGCTACGGCGACGGTGGGGCGATGACCTGAGCCGCGGCGGCCGCCGGGTCCACGGACGGTGTCGCAGCCGGGTGGACGGACGGTCCCGCCGCCGGGCCGCCGGACGATGCCGCGGCCGGCCGCCCCGGCGGAGCCACCGGTCGGATGTACGGCGTTACGGGTCAGATGTAGTTGAGGGCGGCTGCCCCGCCCACTCCCCCGAGCACCATGAACACGGGCATCAGCACCTTCAGCTCGACCCAGCTGCCCGCCCGGAACCGCATCACCTTGGGCGGGCCGATCGGGTACCAGCGCTTGCGCCCGATCGGGATGGGCCACAGCACCGGACAACCCGAGACGGTCAGGGCGTCCCCGATGTCGTGCACCAGGGCGCCGAGCACGATGGGCAGCCCCAGCCACAGGTACTCCTGGCCGGGCTGGGTGAACAGCCAGGCCGAGCCGTTTCCGGGCTTGTCCAGAACGCCGGCCAGGATCCACGCGCTGGTCGCGGCGAGCAGCCACACCAGGACGTCGCTGCTGGAGCCCCGGGCGGCCCGCCACAGCAGGCCCTCGATCGCCAGCACCATGTGCACGAAGAGGAGACCCAGCACCGCCCAGCGGCCACCGGTGATCGCCAGCGCCGAGGCGCCCGCGCCGATCATGACCGCCCACAGCCAGGTGTGCGTGAGCGTGCGGTGCCCGCCGGAGCGGCGCGGGTCGCCCTGCTTCCTGGTGGACTTGTAGACGGCGTAGGAGAGCTTGTCGACGATCTCGCACAGCCAGCGTGAGACGGGACCGAAGGACCGGGAGATGGTGGCGGCCTTGTGGTCGAGATCCGGCGCGAGCGCGGCGCCGGCGCAGATCAGCGCACCGGCGAGCAGGACCGGCCACGGCATGGTGTGTCCGGCCGCGGCCGCGGCCGCACCGACGCCGAGCCAGGCGGCGGCGCCCGACAGTGAGTGTGCTGGTCCCATCATGGCCCTTGCCCGCCCTATCCCTCATGTACCGCTGTCCAGTTGACCGGGCGCGATGACGCTCCGTCGGCGACACAGCGTAGCTGCCATGATCTTCTCGTCGGGATCCGATTCCCCTCTCCGGACCGGGGGCAGGCAAGATGGGGTCGTGACCCTCATCGATCAGCTCCCGCCGACCGCGGATCCCGACGCCCTGTACGAAGCCTTCCAGTCCTGGGCGCAGGAGCGCGGTCTGACGCTCTACCCCCATCAGGAGGAGGCGCTGATCGAGGTGGTCTCCGGGGCGAACGTGATCGTCTCGACGCCCACCGGCTCCGGCAAGAGCATGATCGCCGCGGCCGCGCACTTCGCGGCCCTCGCCCGCGACGAGGTCACCTTCTACACGGCTCCGATCAAGGCGCTCGTGTCGGAGAAGTTCTTCGAGCTGTGCAAGATCTTCGGCACGGAGAACGTCGGCATGCTGACCGGCGACGCGTCCGTGAACTCCGACGCCCCGGTCATCTGCTGCACCGCCGAGGTGCTCGCCTCGATCGCGCTGCGCGACGGCAAGCAGGCGGACGTCGGCCAGGTCGTCATGGACGAGTTCCACTTCTACGCCGAGGGCGACCGCGGCTGGGCCTGGCAGATCCCCATTCTGGAGCTGCCTCAGGCACAGTTCGTGCTCATGTCGGCGACCCTGGGCGACGTGTCCTTCTTCGAGAAGGACCTCGCCCGGCGCACCGGCCGCCCCACGGCGGTGGTCCGCTCGGCGACCCGGCCCGTGCCGCTGTCCTACGAGTACCGGTACACCCCGATGACGGAGACCCTCACCGACCTGCTGGACACCCGGCAGGCCCCCGTCTACATCGTGCACTTCACCCAGGCGCAGGCGGTGGAGCGGGCACAGGCACTGATGAGCATCAACATGTGCTCGCGTGAGGAGAAGGACCGGATCGCCGACCTGATCGGCAACTTCCGCTTCAGCACCAAGTTCGGCCAGAACCTCTCCCGCTACGTGCGGCACGGCATCGGCGTCCACCACGCCGGCATGCTGCCGAAGTACCGGCGGCTGGTGGAGAAGCTCGCCCAGGCCGGTCTGCTGAAGGTCATCTGCGGCACGGACACGCTCGGCGTCGGCGTCAACGTGCCCATCCGGACGGTGCTGTTCACCGCGCTCACCAAGTACGACGGCAACCGGGTGCGCACCCTGCGGGCCCGTGAGTTCCACCAGATCGCGGGCCGGGCCGGCCGCGCCGGGTTCGACACGGCGGGACTGGTGGTCGCGCAGGCGCCCGAGCACGTCATCGAGAACGAGAAGGCCCTCAGCAAGGCCGGCGACGACCCGAAGAAGCGCCGCAAGGTGGTGCGCAAGAAGGCGCCGGAAGGATTCGTGGGCTGGACGGAGAGCACCTTCGACAAGCTCATCGAGTCCGATCCGGAGCCTCTGACGTCCCGCTTCCGGGTCACGCACACGATGCTGCTGTCCGTGATCGCCCGCCCCGGGAACGCCTTCGCGGCGATGCGGCACCTGCTGGAGGACAACCACGAGCCGCGCAGGCAGCAACTGCGGCACATCCGGCGTGCCATCGCGATCTACCGGTCGTTGCTGGACGGCGGCGTCGTGGAGAAGCTCGACGAGCCGGACGCCTCCGGCCGTGTCGTGCGCCTCACCGTGGATCTGCAGCAGGACTTCGCACTGAACCAGCCGCTGTCCACCTTCGCGCTGGCCGCGTTCGAGCTGCTGGACCCCGAGTCGCCCTCCTACGCCCTCGACATGGTCTCCGTCGTGGAGTCCACCCTG contains these protein-coding regions:
- a CDS encoding ABC transporter ATP-binding protein produces the protein MIGVAPPAYDPAAPTTANTLPVGAPATVRAYVAELLRRHRRAFLLLLLVNTVATVASMVGPWLLGDTVERLSEGAPELHLGLTATLFVLALAVQAAFVRQVRLRGAMLGERMLADLREDFLVRSVRLPPGVLERAGTGDLLSRITTDIDRLANAMREAVPQLTIGVMWALLLLGGLVITSPPLAPAVLIAVPLLVVGCRWYYRRAPAGYRSEAAGYAAVAAALAETVDAGRTVEAHRLGERRIALSEQRIQQWTAWERYTLWLRSVLFPVINMVHVTVLGSVLMLGGAFVLQGWIDVGQLTTGALLAQMLVDPVNLILRWYDELQVAQVSLARLVGVRDIEPDAGDTGVAPDGRDVLADQVHFGYREGVDVLRKVSLEVSPGTRLALVGPSGAGKSTLGRLLAGIYAPRDGRVTLGGAELSQMTAERVRSHVALVNQEHHVFVGALRDNLRLARTDAEDAELWAALGAVDADGWARALDNGLDTEVGSGGVLLTPAQAQQIALARLVLADPHTLVLDEATSLLDPRAARHLERSLARVLEGRTVVAIAHRLHTAHDADVIAVVENGRISELGSHTELVAADGAYAALWRSWHG
- a CDS encoding metal-dependent hydrolase, yielding MMGPAHSLSGAAAWLGVGAAAAAAGHTMPWPVLLAGALICAGAALAPDLDHKAATISRSFGPVSRWLCEIVDKLSYAVYKSTRKQGDPRRSGGHRTLTHTWLWAVMIGAGASALAITGGRWAVLGLLFVHMVLAIEGLLWRAARGSSSDVLVWLLAATSAWILAGVLDKPGNGSAWLFTQPGQEYLWLGLPIVLGALVHDIGDALTVSGCPVLWPIPIGRKRWYPIGPPKVMRFRAGSWVELKVLMPVFMVLGGVGGAAALNYI
- a CDS encoding DUF5709 domain-containing protein — its product is MTSADGWGDDVYQPDSSDIQDDAGLLDAEDTLEDDGVDDPLDRGWSPPDRPWAVEHDGVTAAERHRGETLDQRLAEERPDLAVPDGDGLGDCDGTDGELLDNEVGAARSGRLVAPDEGAHEDEESALVATDVGIDGAAASAEEAAMHIVDEDALSG
- a CDS encoding DEAD/DEAH box helicase encodes the protein MTLIDQLPPTADPDALYEAFQSWAQERGLTLYPHQEEALIEVVSGANVIVSTPTGSGKSMIAAAAHFAALARDEVTFYTAPIKALVSEKFFELCKIFGTENVGMLTGDASVNSDAPVICCTAEVLASIALRDGKQADVGQVVMDEFHFYAEGDRGWAWQIPILELPQAQFVLMSATLGDVSFFEKDLARRTGRPTAVVRSATRPVPLSYEYRYTPMTETLTDLLDTRQAPVYIVHFTQAQAVERAQALMSINMCSREEKDRIADLIGNFRFSTKFGQNLSRYVRHGIGVHHAGMLPKYRRLVEKLAQAGLLKVICGTDTLGVGVNVPIRTVLFTALTKYDGNRVRTLRAREFHQIAGRAGRAGFDTAGLVVAQAPEHVIENEKALSKAGDDPKKRRKVVRKKAPEGFVGWTESTFDKLIESDPEPLTSRFRVTHTMLLSVIARPGNAFAAMRHLLEDNHEPRRQQLRHIRRAIAIYRSLLDGGVVEKLDEPDASGRVVRLTVDLQQDFALNQPLSTFALAAFELLDPESPSYALDMVSVVESTLDDPRQILAAQQNKARGEAVAAMKADGVEYEERMERLQDVSYPKPLEELLFHAYDTYRKSHPWVGDHPLSPKSVIRDMYERAMSFTELVSHYELARTEGIVLRYLAGAYKALDHTVPDDLKSEDLQDLIAWLGEMVRQVDSSLLDEWEQLANPEEMTAEEAQEKADEVKPVTANARAFRVLVRNAMFRRVELAALDHVAQLGELDADAGWDADAWGEAMDKYWDEYDDLGTGPDARGPKLLVIQEEPQNALWRVRQIFDDPNDDHDWGISAEVDLTASDAEGRAVVRVTSVGQL
- a CDS encoding type B 50S ribosomal protein L31 codes for the protein MQQDQQPDYHPVVFRDRTAGYAFLTRSTATSEQTIEWDDGETYPVVDVEISSESHPFFTGKSRTVDTEGRVARFERRYGDGGAMT